CACCTTCCGCTCCAATCAACAGGGGGAATGAACCTGGAGATTGCCACACACTTTTTCAAACCTGGCTAAGTGCGTGGCAATCTTTTTCATGTTTTGGCATGCTGCGGTAAGTAACACTTGCTCACTCGCATTTTGCAATCCCCGTAACCTACAATAGCGAAGCCCATGCAGTTCTTTTGAATCTGCGAAGCTTCGCTCTACTTTTTCTTTTCTAAATTTATATAGTATTTTACCTGACTTTGAAAGTCTGTTAAGTCGAACCTTTTCCTTATGTTCCTCCCAAACATGTCTGGTAACTACTTTTGTTTTATTTTGAGATTTTGTACACTCAGGCAGGAGTGGGCAGTTAGTACACTTTTTAGGATCTGACTTATATTCCCGATAACCTTCTCTTGTAGTTGTACGATATTGTAACTCCTGACCATTTGGACAAACATACAAATCTCTATCTTTGTCATATGTAAACTTCCATTTAGGAAATAACCCTTTTGTTGATTGATATCTTCTGTGAGCGATAACTCCAAAAATATTGCGTTCATTAAGTCCTTTACAAATCGGATTTGTCAGGTAACCCGAATCAAGTGCCACAGCTTCTACTTTAAATCCAAAACGTTCGACCTGACGGTCTAACCGTGAAAGATAGGGGACAGAATCGTGAACATTTCCTGGTGTAACATACGCATCAGTTATGATGTTGAACTTCATGTCGGTAGTTCGATGATCAAGATAACAGAACATCTCCTGTTTATTCTCTCGTGACATAAACCCGCATTCAGGATCAGTTGTGCTCAGTCGTATTTCCTTTTTCTCGGTCACCTCCTCCTTTTCCTTTAAAGGCTTTTTTCCATGATCTCTCCTGTCTTCCTCAATAGCTTTGTTTAAATCTTCTACATATTCACGTGTTTCAACTTCCACTTCAACTCTAGAGAATTTATGTTTGTTTGCATTCGCTTTAAGGTGTGTGGAATCGGAAAATAAAACTCTTCCTCCAACCATCTTGTGGTTAATTGCTTTGAAGACA
This genomic stretch from Neobacillus niacini harbors:
- a CDS encoding IS1182 family transposase, coding for MYKPKREIQNEAEFVFIDDLVPQDHLLRKVDKYIDFSFIGEKVRPFYSENNGRPSDPIQLFKMMFIGYFYGIRSERQLEREIQTNVAYRWFLGLKLNDTVPHHSTISWNRRTRFKDTNIFQEIFDEIVFKAINHKMVGGRVLFSDSTHLKANANKHKFSRVEVEVETREYVEDLNKAIEEDRRDHGKKPLKEKEEVTEKKEIRLSTTDPECGFMSRENKQEMFCYLDHRTTDMKFNIITDAYVTPGNVHDSVPYLSRLDRQVERFGFKVEAVALDSGYLTNPICKGLNERNIFGVIAHRRYQSTKGLFPKWKFTYDKDRDLYVCPNGQELQYRTTTREGYREYKSDPKKCTNCPLLPECTKSQNKTKVVTRHVWEEHKEKVRLNRLSKSGKILYKFRKEKVERSFADSKELHGLRYCRLRGLQNASEQVLLTAACQNMKKIATHLARFEKVCGNLQVHSPC